Proteins from one Malania oleifera isolate guangnan ecotype guangnan chromosome 4, ASM2987363v1, whole genome shotgun sequence genomic window:
- the LOC131153899 gene encoding uncharacterized protein LOC131153899, with the protein MAEIARSSREQGGPLKDQCSTIEKLTKMNPMTFSRGADPVVAENWMQEIDKILMVLHCTDEQRVLSATYKLTEIFFDHYFPATVREAKVAGFLKLTQGNLMVQQYVAKFIEDSRFAPYVVPNEVKKARMFKRGLRQDIYKQVVVLKIQDFFKLVDRTAVAEESSQKDAGTPN; encoded by the exons atggctgagattgcacggagctctagagagcagggaggcccattgAAAGACCAGTGCAGTACCATTGAGAAGTTAACCAAAATGAATCCTATGACGTTCTCAAGAGGAGCCGATCCGGTAGTGGCCgaaaactggatgcaagagatcgaTAAAATACTGATGGTGCTCCACTGTACGGATGAACAGAGGGTTCTCTCtgctacctataaattgacag aaatcttctttgatcaTTATTTTCCTGCCACTgtcagagaggctaaggtagcaGGATTTCTAAAATTGACTCAGGGAAATCTCATGGTCCAACAGTATGTGGCAAAGTTCATTGAGGATTCACGTTTTGCCCCTTATGTCGTCCCAAATGAGGTTAAAAAGGCGAGGATGTTTAAGAGGGGCTTAAGGCAGGATAtctacaagcaggtggtagtCCTAAAAATACAGGATTTCTTCAAATTGGTTGATAGGACAgctgtggcagaggagagtagTCAAAAGGATGCAGGGACCCCGaattag
- the LOC131153116 gene encoding two-component response regulator 24-like, translating to MFGGKGSSSVSSKSGEQNAKAGGGRKLSALIVDDDRVLRRIHKVLLSKHGFSIVHVVENGKEAVDLYSAGAAQFDVVFMDMDMPVMNGLEATRRLRGMGVDTMIVGITSRALDAETQAFMGAGLNSCYVKPLTTEMILPVIHQLQSNYAFA from the exons ATGTTTGGAGGAAAAGGTTCCAGCAGTGTCTCGTCAAAGAGTGGTGAGCAAAATGCAAAGGCTGGTGGTGGCAGAAAGTTGTCTGCGCTCATTGTTGACGATGACCGTGTGCTTAGAAGGATTCACAAGGTGCTCCTTAGCAAACATGGATTCAGCATTGTCCATGTGGTTGAGAATGGAAAGGAAGCTGTTGACCTGTACAGTGCAGGGGCTGCTCAGTTTGACGTCGTTTTTATGGACATGGACATGCCTGTAATGAATGGGCTCGAG GCAACTAGAAGGCTGCGAGGCATGGGCGTGGATACCATGATTGTGGGAATCACTTCGCGCGCTTTAGACGCTGAAACACAAGCCTTCATGGGAGCAGGTCTCAATTCTTGCTATGTCAAGCCATTAACTACCGAAATGATCTTGCCCGTCATCCATCAACTCCAAAGCAACTATGCATTTGCCTAA